The following proteins are co-located in the Acinetobacter shaoyimingii genome:
- a CDS encoding thioesterase II family protein: MQDTCFNMFCLPPAGCNANIYFPWKKQVSDDINIIPLEYPGHGTKLSQPFINHVDLLAEHLMNEMLAYSDTPFILFGHSLGGGLIWKILEKLQHHPMLQQLKLIMISSRPEHDYAQHLTQKHLLNDQDILQEIRKYNYLPDQVLNNPSLLQFCLKVIRHDFALSDQLIAEKVKQTSIPLMAFYGKDDPDIPNAIMMEAWQKHTTAWLGCQILSGNHFYFTEPRVLKQLLQYIQDIVQQHLMPPQSIL, encoded by the coding sequence ATGCAAGATACATGCTTTAATATGTTTTGCCTTCCTCCTGCAGGATGTAACGCAAATATTTATTTTCCATGGAAAAAACAAGTTTCGGATGACATCAATATTATTCCGCTGGAATATCCCGGTCACGGTACAAAACTTTCTCAACCCTTCATCAATCATGTTGATTTACTTGCAGAACACCTTATGAATGAGATGTTGGCCTATTCAGATACGCCCTTTATTCTGTTTGGACACAGTCTAGGCGGTGGTCTAATCTGGAAAATTCTGGAAAAGCTTCAGCATCACCCCATGCTACAACAACTCAAACTCATAATGATCAGTAGCCGACCTGAACATGATTATGCTCAACATCTGACTCAAAAGCATCTGCTGAATGATCAAGATATTTTACAGGAAATACGCAAGTACAATTACTTACCTGATCAGGTCTTAAATAATCCATCACTGTTACAGTTTTGTCTCAAGGTCATTCGTCATGATTTTGCTTTAAGTGATCAGCTGATTGCCGAAAAGGTTAAGCAAACTTCGATACCCTTAATGGCATTTTATGGAAAGGACGATCCAGATATACCGAATGCCATCATGATGGAGGCATGGCAAAAACATACGACCGCGTGGTTAGGTTGCCAAATACTATCAGGAAATCATTTTTATTTTACTGAACCCAGGGTACTCAAACAACTGCTCCAATATATTCAAGATATTGTTCAACAACATCTAATGCCACCCCAATCCATCCTTTGA
- a CDS encoding TonB-dependent receptor plug domain-containing protein translates to MCVGLITAHAFADVPSDSQRLETIVVSASLAEQDLTKAPASISVVTAEDIEKSAATNIAEVLNREAGVYNYNSGQDKIIIRGMQDTSGSYTLILVNGKRTTSSGAMWRGNDFDWSSIPLNSIERIEVIRGPMSSLYGSDAMGGVINIITKKGEVGQLNGQVFTQFNRAENGEGKNQHRYGFNLRGGLTDQLSFNLSGDVYHRDAWNRPGSDPEEYYFVEKDTQNIQGALTWDVNDQQSLDLDLTYNKDKRPLTRDSLTSWQAMEMERTNIGITHRGNWSWGKTEAYIGKESGKIDDYDSEYDNPQQRHYKQDNLNARLFTNFNWLNNNMTVGSDYKKQEITDKVSYLSGGTEQENIGVFVQNDTHINDRLTLTLGGRYDDYDNFDGKFTGKGYLSYEIADGIVAKGGFGQAYKVPSAYQLNYDYNMVSCGGTCKIRGNPDLEAEESTNYEASLLIKRQNWNAGVTLFQNEVDNLISRVSLAKSDPRYEDLFPNIWENISEAKIKGVELTGGYNVNDKLNFKANATYLDAKDVSKPKKVDLTERPEWMANLAVNWEPVNNFRVVADANYIGKQTLNANTGKELGGYTLYNLAFSSNLSQNLKLDYGIKNLSDVDLEDKDTAFNTKVYGRNYFAKLAYSF, encoded by the coding sequence GTGTGTGTCGGGCTTATTACTGCACATGCTTTTGCTGATGTTCCAAGCGATTCTCAACGTCTGGAAACCATTGTCGTTTCAGCTTCTTTAGCAGAACAGGATCTGACGAAAGCACCTGCTTCGATCAGCGTGGTCACGGCTGAGGATATTGAAAAAAGTGCTGCAACCAATATTGCTGAAGTATTGAACAGAGAAGCTGGGGTGTATAACTACAATTCTGGACAAGACAAAATCATTATTCGAGGAATGCAGGATACTTCTGGTTCTTATACGTTGATCTTAGTCAATGGTAAACGGACTACTTCCAGTGGTGCGATGTGGCGTGGTAATGATTTTGACTGGAGTTCGATTCCGCTGAATAGTATTGAACGTATTGAAGTGATTCGTGGTCCGATGTCATCGCTATATGGTTCTGATGCTATGGGTGGGGTCATCAATATCATTACCAAAAAGGGCGAGGTTGGACAACTTAACGGTCAAGTCTTTACTCAATTTAATCGTGCTGAAAATGGCGAAGGTAAAAATCAACACCGCTACGGATTTAACTTGCGTGGTGGTTTAACAGATCAGCTTAGTTTTAATTTATCTGGAGATGTCTACCATCGTGATGCGTGGAATCGTCCTGGTTCAGACCCTGAAGAATATTATTTTGTTGAAAAAGACACTCAAAATATTCAAGGTGCTTTGACTTGGGATGTGAATGACCAACAAAGTCTCGATTTGGATCTAACCTATAATAAAGATAAGCGCCCACTGACTCGAGATAGTCTAACGTCTTGGCAAGCAATGGAAATGGAGCGGACCAATATTGGTATTACCCATCGGGGGAACTGGTCTTGGGGTAAAACGGAAGCCTATATTGGTAAAGAGTCCGGTAAAATTGATGACTATGACAGTGAATATGATAATCCTCAGCAACGTCACTATAAACAAGACAATCTAAATGCACGTTTGTTTACCAACTTTAATTGGTTAAATAACAACATGACTGTAGGTTCTGACTATAAAAAACAAGAAATAACAGATAAAGTCTCTTATTTATCAGGTGGTACTGAGCAAGAAAACATCGGTGTTTTTGTTCAAAATGATACCCATATTAACGATCGTCTGACGTTGACTTTAGGTGGTCGCTATGATGATTATGACAATTTTGATGGTAAATTTACCGGTAAAGGCTATTTGAGCTATGAAATTGCAGATGGTATCGTTGCCAAGGGGGGATTTGGTCAAGCCTATAAGGTTCCTTCAGCTTACCAATTAAATTATGACTATAATATGGTGAGTTGTGGCGGTACATGTAAAATTCGTGGAAATCCAGATTTAGAAGCTGAAGAAAGTACCAACTATGAAGCTTCACTATTGATCAAACGTCAGAACTGGAATGCAGGAGTTACACTCTTCCAGAATGAAGTAGATAATTTAATTAGTCGTGTAAGTTTGGCTAAGTCTGATCCACGTTATGAAGATCTTTTCCCCAATATCTGGGAAAACATTTCTGAAGCTAAAATTAAAGGCGTGGAATTAACGGGTGGTTATAACGTCAATGACAAACTGAACTTTAAAGCAAATGCGACTTATCTTGATGCGAAAGATGTCTCTAAACCTAAAAAAGTTGATTTAACTGAACGACCTGAATGGATGGCGAACTTGGCAGTAAACTGGGAACCAGTGAATAATTTCCGCGTTGTTGCAGATGCCAATTATATTGGTAAACAAACCCTTAATGCCAATACAGGTAAAGAACTTGGCGGTTATACCCTCTATAATTTAGCTTTCTCTTCAAATTTAAGCCAAAATTTGAAGTTGGATTATGGTATTAAAAATCTATCAGATGTAGATCTTGAAGATAAAGATACAGCCTTTAATACCAAAGTTTATGGTCGTAACTATTTTGCTAAATTGGCTTATAGTTTCTGA
- a CDS encoding TM2 domain-containing protein: MLISSMLEKIGLGILYLIFCWTYIPSIFAFIEMIVACCKTSESNGQIVV; encoded by the coding sequence GTGCTCATAAGTTCTATGCTGGAAAAAATCGGCTTAGGTATTCTTTATTTAATTTTCTGTTGGACGTATATTCCATCAATTTTTGCTTTTATTGAAATGATTGTTGCATGTTGCAAAACATCTGAAAGTAATGGTCAAATTGTTGTTTAA
- a CDS encoding 1-acyl-sn-glycerol-3-phosphate acyltransferase: MKKQLGELAFKLAGVQYHVEPNVLENKQVIIGFEHTTMMDAVLSIALFQIHGIKIHTLIKKELFKGPFKPLLEGIGGIAVDRKSNRDIVTQMVEQFQNNDTFNLVIAPEATRAKNGEERRPIRTGFWHIAKAANVPIVFLFVNQKTKKGGIFGKIYPTDLDSDLAKIKAMYKEYTGLDIVIPEPKN; the protein is encoded by the coding sequence ATGAAAAAACAACTCGGTGAACTTGCTTTTAAACTTGCTGGTGTTCAATACCACGTCGAACCTAATGTACTTGAAAATAAACAAGTGATCATTGGTTTCGAACACACCACAATGATGGATGCAGTACTTTCAATTGCATTGTTCCAAATTCATGGTATTAAAATTCATACCCTCATCAAAAAAGAGCTGTTTAAAGGTCCATTTAAGCCATTATTAGAAGGGATTGGTGGAATTGCAGTTGACCGTAAGTCAAATCGCGATATCGTGACTCAAATGGTTGAGCAATTCCAAAATAATGACACCTTTAACTTAGTGATTGCCCCTGAAGCTACACGTGCAAAAAATGGTGAAGAACGTAGACCGATCCGTACTGGATTTTGGCATATTGCCAAAGCAGCCAATGTCCCTATTGTGTTTTTATTCGTCAATCAAAAAACCAAAAAAGGCGGAATTTTTGGGAAAATTTACCCAACAGATTTAGATTCTGATTTAGCCAAAATCAAAGCCATGTATAAAGAATATACAGGCCTAGATATTGTGATACCAGAACCTAAAAACTAA
- a CDS encoding YebC/PmpR family DNA-binding transcriptional regulator yields the protein MAGHSKWANTKHRKAKQDASRAKVFTKFIREIVTAARLGGGDVASNPRLRAVVEKALVANMTRDTINRAIARGVGGEENDDLKEVTYEGYGVGGVAVIVETMTDNLNRTVPDVRHCFSKTDGNLGTNGSVAFLFTKRGEITFEDVSLEDQIMEVALEAGADDIEVDEDEILVITSPEAFGAVQDALTAAGLKSDNAEVVMNPSTKAEITDIEQGRKIMKMIDMLEDLDDVQNVYTNVEFSDEVLAALDE from the coding sequence ATGGCGGGTCATTCCAAGTGGGCTAATACTAAGCATCGTAAAGCAAAACAAGATGCGAGTCGCGCTAAAGTATTCACCAAATTTATTCGTGAGATCGTTACTGCTGCTCGTTTAGGAGGGGGTGATGTTGCATCTAACCCACGCTTACGTGCTGTGGTTGAAAAAGCATTAGTAGCAAACATGACACGCGATACGATCAACCGTGCAATTGCACGTGGTGTTGGCGGTGAAGAAAACGATGACTTAAAAGAAGTCACTTATGAAGGTTATGGTGTTGGTGGTGTTGCCGTTATTGTTGAAACAATGACAGACAACTTAAACCGTACTGTTCCAGATGTACGTCACTGCTTCTCTAAAACTGATGGTAACTTAGGGACTAATGGTTCGGTTGCGTTCTTGTTTACTAAGCGTGGTGAAATTACATTTGAAGATGTATCACTTGAAGACCAAATCATGGAAGTGGCGCTTGAAGCTGGTGCAGATGATATTGAAGTCGATGAAGATGAAATCTTAGTCATCACTTCACCTGAAGCTTTCGGCGCAGTTCAAGATGCATTAACCGCTGCAGGTCTAAAATCTGACAATGCTGAAGTGGTCATGAATCCATCGACAAAAGCAGAAATTACAGACATCGAACAAGGCAGAAAAATCATGAAAATGATTGATATGCTTGAAGACCTTGATGATGTTCAAAATGTATATACCAACGTTGAATTTTCTGACGAAGTCTTAGCTGCTTTAGATGAATAA
- a CDS encoding Lrp/AsnC family transcriptional regulator, with product MELDRYDKQILEILTHEDLNLNELSERISLSVSSVHRRIKHLIETNIMTNLKRDINYQKLGFSLHVLLQVSLSKHDTDTFAKFLEELESIPEVINAFLVTGQSADFIVEVVARDMENYSEILLKRIGKIEFVVALHSSFVIKEYKVFNCSGLLSRV from the coding sequence ATGGAACTTGATCGTTACGATAAACAAATTCTTGAAATATTGACCCACGAAGATTTAAACCTGAATGAACTGTCTGAACGGATTAGCTTGTCTGTGAGTTCTGTACATCGTCGGATCAAACATCTTATTGAAACCAATATCATGACCAATTTAAAGCGTGATATTAATTATCAAAAATTGGGATTTAGCCTACATGTATTGCTGCAAGTTTCTTTAAGTAAGCATGATACAGACACTTTTGCCAAATTTTTAGAAGAGCTTGAAAGCATTCCAGAAGTGATTAATGCTTTTTTGGTGACAGGGCAGTCGGCAGATTTTATTGTGGAAGTGGTCGCACGAGATATGGAAAATTACAGTGAAATTTTACTTAAACGCATAGGTAAAATTGAATTTGTCGTGGCGCTACATTCTAGTTTTGTGATTAAAGAATATAAGGTGTTTAACTGTAGTGGTTTGTTGAGCAGAGTTTAA